A single genomic interval of Acetobacteraceae bacterium harbors:
- a CDS encoding PfaD family polyunsaturated fatty acid/polyketide biosynthesis protein, producing the protein MWLLSSADKIIYINEKSITPERLENSKVIAVLPDVRNQTLGAAAFCNAHDIRHPYIGGEMANGIASEAMVKSLAQADLLGFFGAAGLSPATVEKAIISFKESLGSQKSWGVNLIHAPGDQTLERALVALFLKHDVQRVSASAFMSTTTAVVVQYAATGLREGPDGAIIRKNFVFAKVSRPEIARIFLSPAPSDILDALVAEGALTSDEARLARKVPIAENITVEADSGGHTDNRPLTVILPLILSLREKLRTEFAYGNPIYIGAAGGLGTPEAVAASFAMGADCVLTGSVNQSTIEAGISSGVKSLLAKAKATDMVMAPSADMFEIGAKVQVLKSGTMFAIRAQKLFDLYQRHTSFSDIPEDQPKRIEKDIFNASLSEFWDETRKFWEKRNAKEVERALKNPRYQMALTFR; encoded by the coding sequence ATATGGCTGCTCAGTTCGGCGGATAAAATCATTTACATCAACGAAAAATCGATCACGCCCGAGCGTTTAGAGAATAGTAAGGTCATCGCTGTTCTTCCCGATGTTCGTAACCAAACACTCGGCGCCGCTGCTTTCTGTAACGCGCATGATATTCGTCACCCCTATATTGGCGGCGAAATGGCAAATGGGATTGCGTCGGAAGCGATGGTGAAGAGCCTCGCTCAGGCGGACCTGCTCGGGTTTTTCGGCGCAGCGGGCCTGTCGCCCGCAACCGTTGAGAAGGCCATTATCAGCTTTAAGGAGAGTTTAGGGTCTCAGAAGTCATGGGGTGTCAATCTCATCCATGCGCCAGGTGACCAAACCCTTGAGAGGGCCCTCGTCGCGCTTTTCCTGAAGCACGATGTCCAGCGTGTCTCGGCCTCGGCTTTCATGTCCACTACCACCGCAGTCGTGGTGCAATATGCGGCGACAGGACTGCGGGAGGGGCCGGATGGCGCGATCATACGAAAAAATTTCGTCTTTGCGAAAGTCTCGCGACCCGAGATCGCCAGGATCTTCCTTTCACCCGCCCCCTCGGACATCCTCGATGCGCTTGTTGCGGAAGGTGCCTTGACATCAGATGAGGCGCGCCTCGCCCGAAAGGTGCCTATAGCAGAAAATATCACGGTGGAAGCAGACTCAGGCGGCCACACGGATAACCGCCCTCTCACCGTCATCCTGCCCTTGATCCTGAGTTTGCGGGAAAAATTACGGACAGAATTCGCTTACGGCAATCCGATCTATATTGGTGCCGCTGGTGGCCTGGGGACGCCGGAAGCGGTTGCAGCCTCGTTTGCGATGGGGGCTGATTGTGTCCTAACCGGCTCCGTCAATCAATCGACCATTGAGGCCGGGATTAGTTCTGGCGTCAAATCACTACTCGCCAAAGCGAAGGCGACGGATATGGTGATGGCCCCGTCAGCCGATATGTTTGAGATCGGGGCCAAAGTGCAGGTCCTGAAATCTGGCACGATGTTTGCCATACGGGCACAGAAACTCTTCGATCTTTATCAGCGTCACACCAGCTTCTCCGATATTCCCGAAGATCAACCCAAACGCATCGAGAAGGACATTTTCAATGCGTCCCTGTCGGAGTTCTGGGACGAGACACGCAAATTCTGGGAAAAGCGAAACGCGAAGGAAGTCGAGCGGGCATTGAAAAATCCCCGTTATCAAATGGCTTTGACCTTCAGATGA
- a CDS encoding Hint domain-containing protein, giving the protein MRIARGAFGDDVPFEDILLTSEHCVFVDGGFIPVRMLVNGGSITYEREKPFYRFHHIETEKHAIISAAGLLTETYLDTGNRARFREGMGVVPLKPKRADDLVAPLRVRRAGG; this is encoded by the coding sequence GTGCGCATCGCGCGCGGTGCTTTTGGAGATGACGTCCCGTTTGAAGATATTCTGCTGACGTCGGAACATTGTGTTTTCGTGGATGGTGGTTTCATACCTGTCCGCATGTTGGTGAATGGTGGGAGTATCACCTATGAGCGAGAGAAGCCGTTTTATCGGTTTCATCACATTGAGACAGAGAAACACGCGATTATCAGCGCGGCAGGTTTACTGACGGAGACCTACCTTGATACGGGTAATCGCGCGCGCTTTCGGGAAGGCATGGGCGTGGTGCCTCTGAAACCGAAGAGGGCTGATGATCTTGTTGCGCCGCTGCGCGTGCGGCGAGCCGGAGGTTGA
- a CDS encoding Hint domain-containing protein: MATVNVNESVAKGGATIAFRQTLLDDDRVVWVNVTIEGYRNGVKLDFKALKYADVMVQDAHYDNREMTIVYKVKGEDYTREIILFDISGPDLVDGQKFTVIPDGAGGTEFETCFLSGTKILTPDGWRAVEALMPGDLVITHENGEEVATPIRWVGEGDAVCRPDFPGDLSRGTQCASRAVLLEMTSRLKIFC, encoded by the coding sequence GTGGCAACCGTCAACGTTAATGAGAGTGTCGCGAAGGGTGGTGCCACAATCGCCTTTCGACAAACACTCCTGGATGATGATCGGGTGGTGTGGGTCAATGTGACGATTGAAGGCTACCGAAATGGCGTGAAGCTGGACTTCAAAGCCCTGAAATATGCCGATGTCATGGTGCAGGACGCACATTACGATAATCGCGAAATGACCATCGTCTATAAAGTCAAGGGCGAAGATTACACCCGCGAAATTATCCTTTTCGACATTTCAGGGCCTGACCTGGTGGATGGCCAGAAATTCACGGTCATTCCCGATGGCGCCGGGGGCACGGAGTTTGAAACGTGTTTCCTCAGCGGCACAAAGATTTTGACGCCCGATGGCTGGCGCGCGGTTGAAGCGCTGATGCCGGGTGACCTTGTCATTACGCACGAGAATGGTGAAGAAGTCGCGACACCGATCCGCTGGGTGGGTGAGGGGGACGCTGTGTGCCGTCCTGACTTCCCGGGTGACCTCTCTCGGGGTACGCAGTGCGCATCGCGCGCGGTGCTTTTGGAGATGACGTCCCGTTTGAAGATATTCTGCTGA
- a CDS encoding autotransporter domain-containing protein, which yields MKGTASSFGSGGINIGGNGSLIIDQVSNASMSNSFSGSGAMSKIGSGNVTLNSYSPDFNGQVDVLAGGLGISGDMSNARFNAQNGGTIYGTGSVGPTTIGDGGALAPAGPGAVGTISINGELSMGAGSTFSATGTGQEIGSSVNVNGSNRNILASSFANVSGNVSLTGGIAALTVAPGSVLRVNQVYRLIEATGNISGQFDLLSANLGSQYIFLDPRLFYTNNLVGVALDRNNTSFTILSRSRNEFASGAALDRLPSGNVLSLAVAGLDINDARSALNAASGEIHASAVTALIEDAFMLRETVAERLSSADCDGPYSSESIQTAALSEKAPSNRCNQDRLVLWYQAYGSLGRNFGDGNVATMNHISAGFLMGADVPVFSTARIGALIGYSNDSFHVSSGRDSLGHSNNVTIGAYGGNHWGRINLRLGANYTLNMMSMSRAVNFNGYSGSKLNADYLSGTAQGFGEIGYRMRGRKIAFEPFAGLSYVSVQSGSFQEKGSIEALKGRSFTKGVTFSTFGLRSSAFYRIGRTILMPRLMIGYRHSFGSLSPAAPMRFAASNDAAMRIAGTLLASDVAVVDAGFNLRVTDQIDVGLFYLGQYGVKATDSGLKGSLHVTF from the coding sequence TTGAAGGGCACCGCTTCAAGCTTCGGTTCTGGCGGGATCAATATTGGTGGCAACGGAAGCCTCATCATTGATCAGGTGAGTAATGCCTCGATGAGCAACAGCTTTTCGGGCAGCGGCGCCATGTCGAAAATCGGATCGGGAAATGTGACGCTGAATAGTTACAGTCCCGATTTCAATGGTCAGGTCGATGTCCTCGCCGGTGGATTGGGGATCAGCGGTGATATGTCCAATGCCCGTTTCAACGCTCAGAATGGTGGCACAATTTATGGAACAGGCAGCGTCGGGCCAACGACCATCGGCGATGGGGGCGCCCTTGCGCCGGCAGGGCCGGGCGCCGTCGGCACAATATCGATAAACGGCGAACTGAGCATGGGCGCTGGATCAACATTCTCTGCCACAGGCACCGGGCAGGAGATCGGCTCATCGGTGAATGTCAACGGATCCAACCGCAATATCCTCGCAAGCAGCTTCGCCAATGTAAGCGGTAATGTCAGTCTCACAGGCGGAATTGCGGCCCTCACCGTCGCGCCAGGTTCAGTGCTTCGGGTTAATCAGGTCTACCGGCTCATTGAAGCAACCGGCAACATCTCTGGTCAATTCGACCTGTTGTCAGCCAACCTCGGCAGTCAATATATCTTTCTCGATCCTCGTTTATTTTATACCAATAACCTCGTTGGCGTGGCACTTGACCGAAATAATACCAGCTTCACGATTTTAAGTCGGTCGCGCAATGAATTCGCGTCAGGCGCGGCACTCGACCGTTTGCCTTCCGGTAACGTGTTGTCACTGGCGGTCGCAGGGCTCGATATCAACGATGCGCGCAGCGCCTTGAATGCGGCGTCAGGTGAGATCCATGCTTCTGCCGTTACGGCGCTTATTGAAGATGCCTTTATGCTGCGTGAGACCGTCGCAGAACGTCTCAGCAGCGCCGATTGCGACGGGCCTTACTCTTCTGAATCCATCCAGACTGCAGCTCTCTCGGAAAAAGCCCCCTCAAATCGCTGCAATCAAGACCGTCTCGTCCTCTGGTATCAGGCTTATGGCAGTCTCGGCCGAAACTTTGGTGACGGAAACGTCGCGACAATGAACCACATATCCGCCGGTTTCCTCATGGGGGCTGATGTGCCGGTCTTCAGCACAGCGCGCATCGGCGCCTTGATCGGTTACAGCAATGATTCCTTCCATGTTTCAAGTGGACGCGATTCACTAGGCCATAGTAACAACGTCACAATCGGTGCCTATGGCGGCAATCATTGGGGCCGGATCAATCTGCGCCTTGGTGCAAATTATACGTTGAACATGATGAGCATGAGCCGCGCCGTGAACTTCAACGGATATAGTGGCTCGAAACTCAACGCCGATTACCTCTCCGGAACGGCTCAAGGTTTTGGTGAAATCGGTTACCGTATGCGCGGCCGAAAAATCGCATTTGAGCCTTTCGCCGGGTTATCTTACGTCAGCGTCCAAAGTGGAAGCTTCCAGGAAAAGGGGAGTATTGAGGCTCTCAAAGGTCGGTCATTCACGAAGGGCGTGACTTTTTCAACTTTCGGGTTACGGTCATCGGCATTCTACCGAATTGGCAGGACCATTCTTATGCCGCGTCTCATGATCGGTTACCGACACAGTTTTGGCTCTCTCTCGCCCGCGGCGCCCATGCGCTTCGCTGCATCCAACGACGCGGCAATGCGCATCGCTGGCACGCTGCTCGCATCAGATGTCGCTGTCGTTGATGCCGGGTTTAACCTGAGGGTCACGGATCAGATCGATGTCGGATTGTTCTATCTCGGACAATATGGCGTCAAGGCAACCGACAGCGGACTTAAGGGAAGTCTGCACGTCACATTCTAA
- a CDS encoding autotransporter-associated beta strand repeat-containing protein, whose translation MFGSDSNVVDNGTLTVNRSNNVTMNGVISGAGVFNQTGTGTTILKGNNSYTGTTTVSAGELQINGDQSAATGDTIVESDAQLTGSGIIGGNVSIADNATVAPGVTQPDAATLTINGNFDLSYNAIQNWDLGQANVVGGQYNDLAIVKGDLVFSGTVNVRGTNVDDTDTPISVSNGLGRGIYRIYTYNGALSGA comes from the coding sequence ATGTTCGGAAGTGACTCCAATGTTGTTGATAACGGCACTCTCACGGTCAATCGAAGTAACAATGTGACAATGAATGGTGTCATTTCCGGCGCTGGCGTCTTCAATCAGACAGGTACGGGAACGACGATCCTTAAGGGAAATAACTCATATACCGGCACGACAACCGTCTCAGCCGGTGAGCTGCAAATCAATGGTGACCAGTCTGCCGCAACAGGTGATACCATCGTCGAATCTGACGCCCAGCTCACCGGTAGCGGTATAATCGGCGGGAATGTTTCGATTGCCGATAACGCGACCGTTGCGCCGGGCGTAACCCAGCCGGACGCTGCAACGCTCACCATCAACGGAAATTTCGATCTCAGCTACAATGCGATCCAAAATTGGGATCTTGGTCAGGCCAATGTTGTCGGTGGTCAATATAATGACCTCGCCATCGTCAAGGGTGACCTCGTCTTTAGTGGGACCGTGAATGTGAGAGGTACGAATGTCGACGACACCGACACGCCCATTTCCGTCTCCAATGGTCTCGGTCGCGGCATCTACCGTATCTACACGTACAATGGCGCTCTTTCCGGTGCTTAA